In Thermoflexus hugenholtzii JAD2, a genomic segment contains:
- the argF gene encoding ornithine carbamoyltransferase, whose amino-acid sequence MGSLRHFISLVDWAPEEIEALILDAARMKAEWKAGVRPTPLAGKTLGMIFQKPSLRTRVSFEMAMRHLGGDAIYLSPQEVGLGQRESVADVTRVLSRYVDAIMARVFAHSILEEMARYATVPVINGLSDDEHPCQALGDMLTVYEKKGRLRGLKLAFVGDGNNVATALLYICAMLGMDFAIATPPGYMLKEAVIERGRAFAARSGSRLLFTHDPAEAVREADIIYTDVWASMGQEAEAEVRRQVFPPYQVNASLVARARPDVIVMHCLPAHRGEEITDEVADGPHSVIFDQAENRLHAQKALLVRLLAG is encoded by the coding sequence ATGGGCTCGCTGCGGCATTTCATCTCGCTGGTGGATTGGGCGCCGGAGGAGATCGAGGCGCTGATCCTGGACGCCGCGCGGATGAAGGCGGAGTGGAAAGCGGGGGTCCGCCCCACGCCCCTCGCCGGCAAGACCCTGGGGATGATCTTCCAGAAGCCCTCGCTGCGCACCCGCGTCTCCTTTGAGATGGCCATGCGCCATCTGGGAGGGGACGCCATCTACCTTTCCCCTCAGGAAGTCGGCCTGGGCCAGCGGGAGAGCGTGGCCGACGTGACCCGGGTGCTCAGCCGCTACGTGGACGCCATTATGGCGCGGGTCTTCGCCCACTCTATCCTGGAGGAGATGGCCCGCTACGCCACGGTCCCTGTCATCAATGGCCTCTCCGACGACGAGCATCCGTGTCAGGCCCTGGGGGACATGCTCACGGTTTACGAGAAGAAGGGACGCCTGCGGGGGTTGAAGCTGGCTTTCGTCGGCGACGGCAACAACGTGGCGACCGCCCTGCTTTACATCTGCGCCATGCTGGGGATGGACTTCGCCATCGCCACGCCTCCGGGCTATATGCTGAAGGAGGCCGTCATCGAACGGGGGAGGGCTTTCGCCGCCCGCAGCGGGAGCCGTCTGCTCTTCACCCACGATCCGGCGGAGGCGGTGCGGGAGGCGGACATCATCTACACGGACGTATGGGCCAGCATGGGCCAGGAGGCCGAGGCGGAGGTCCGACGTCAGGTGTTCCCGCCCTATCAGGTCAACGCGTCCCTGGTGGCGAGGGCGCGGCCCGATGTCATCGTGATGCATTGCCTGCCGGCCCATCGGGGCGAGGAGATCACCGATGAGGTGGCCGATGGCCCGCACTCGGTGATCTTCGATCAGGCGGAGAACCGCCTCCACGCCCAGAAAGCCCTGCTGGTCCGGCTGCTCGCCGGTTAG
- a CDS encoding threonine ammonia-lyase: MGFSERPTDSPPDLSMIREAHRILRAILPPTPVRTFPHLNRQLGAEVWFKLEAWQPTGSFKVRGALARMSRLRPEERACGVVTASAGNHGLAVAFAARLLSGIPVTVFVPETAAPNKVRALEAFGVRLERAGRTYAEAHAAAVAFAQHQGACYLHAYEDPWVVAGQGTIALELMEALPDLDAVLVPVGGGGLISGIARAYQALAPRTRIIGVQTEASPALAASLRDGRLYEDDPAGPTLADGLAGGVGAWAYQLALEGAIHEVLVVREETLLEAIGWLAAEAHLIVEGSGAVGIAALWETGPRWAGQRVAVVLSGSNLEGEILLRGLARYLERRTEDSADRSRAPVGA, encoded by the coding sequence ATGGGATTCTCCGAGCGGCCGACGGACAGCCCGCCGGATCTGTCGATGATCCGGGAAGCTCATCGCATCCTGCGGGCGATCCTCCCGCCCACGCCGGTGCGGACCTTTCCCCACCTGAACCGGCAGCTGGGGGCGGAGGTCTGGTTCAAGCTGGAGGCCTGGCAGCCCACCGGCTCCTTCAAGGTGCGGGGAGCCCTGGCCCGGATGAGCCGGCTCCGACCGGAGGAGCGGGCGTGTGGGGTGGTGACCGCCTCGGCGGGCAACCACGGGCTGGCGGTGGCCTTCGCCGCCCGGCTCCTAAGCGGGATCCCGGTCACCGTCTTCGTCCCGGAGACCGCCGCCCCCAACAAGGTCCGCGCCCTAGAGGCCTTCGGCGTCCGTCTGGAGCGGGCAGGCCGGACCTACGCCGAGGCCCACGCCGCCGCCGTCGCCTTCGCCCAGCATCAAGGAGCCTGTTACCTCCACGCCTATGAGGATCCATGGGTGGTGGCCGGTCAGGGGACCATCGCCCTGGAGCTCATGGAGGCGCTTCCGGACCTTGACGCCGTCTTGGTGCCGGTGGGCGGGGGTGGTTTGATCAGCGGGATCGCCCGGGCTTATCAGGCCCTCGCCCCCCGGACCCGGATCATCGGCGTGCAGACGGAGGCCTCCCCGGCCCTGGCCGCCTCATTGCGGGACGGACGGCTCTACGAGGACGATCCGGCCGGCCCCACCCTGGCGGACGGCCTGGCCGGCGGGGTAGGCGCCTGGGCCTACCAGCTGGCGCTTGAGGGGGCGATCCACGAAGTCTTAGTGGTGCGGGAAGAGACCCTCCTCGAGGCCATCGGGTGGCTGGCGGCCGAGGCCCACCTCATTGTGGAGGGATCCGGCGCCGTCGGCATCGCGGCCCTGTGGGAGACGGGGCCGCGCTGGGCCGGACAGCGGGTGGCGGTCGTCCTCTCCGGGAGCAATCTGGAAGGGGAGATCCTGCTGCGTGGGCTGGCGCGCTACCTCGAGAGGCGGACGGAGGATTCGGCGGATCGATCCCGCGCCCCTGTCGGGGCGTGA